One window of Camelina sativa cultivar DH55 chromosome 4, Cs, whole genome shotgun sequence genomic DNA carries:
- the LOC104783027 gene encoding cyclin-U4-1-like yields the protein MAELENPSVMSKLIAFLSSLLERVAESNDLTRRVTTRSQRVSVFHGLSRPTITIQSYLERIFKYANCSPSCFVVAYVYLDRFTHRQPSLPINSFNVHRLLITSVMVAAKFLDDLYYNNAYYAKVGGISTKEMNFLELDFLFGLGFELNVTPNTFHAYFTYLQKEMTLLQPLSLVVVPSSRSVITFINDDEASHQKQQLAV from the exons atggcGGAACTTGAGAATCCAAGTGTAATGTCGAAGCTAATAGCATTCTTATCTTCATTGCTAGAGCGAGTTGCAGAGTCGAACGATCTGACCAGACGAGTCACGACTCGGTCACAGAGGGTCTCGGTGTTCCACGGACTGAGTAGACCGACCATAACGATCCAGAGCTATCTCGAGAGGATCTTCAAATACGCGAATTGTAGTCCTTCTTGCTTCGTCGTGGCTTACGTTTATCTCGACCGTTTCACTCACAGACAACCTTCACTTCCCATCAATTCCTTTAACGTTCATCGTCTCCTCATCACTAGTGTCATGGTCGCTGCTAAATTCCTCGATGATCT GTACTACAACAATGCGTATTACGCGAAAGTGGGAGGAATAAGCACGAAAGAGATGAATTTTCTAGAGCTGGACTTCTTATTCGGGTTAGGGTTTGAGTTAAACGTGACGCCAAACACATTCCACGCTTACTTCACTTACCTTCAAAAGGAAATgactcttcttcaacctctatCTCTCGTTGTTGTCCCATCATCAAGATCTGTCATTACCTTCATCAATGACGATGAAGCTTCTCATCAGAAACAGCAACTCGCTGTTTGA
- the LOC104783028 gene encoding probable WRKY transcription factor 12: MEGGGGRRVVVNNYDLHQVTSSTTTIQENMNFLIPFEETNVLTFFSSSSSSSSLSSPSFPIHNPSSSTTTHTPLGFSNNLQGGGPLGSKVVNDDQENFRGGTNNDAHSNSWWRSSSGSGDMKNKVKIRRKLREPRFCFQTKSDVDVLDDGYKWRKYGQKVVKNSLHPRSYYRCTHNNCRVKKRVERLSEDCRMVITTYEGRHNHIPSDDSTSPDHDCISSF; this comes from the exons atggaaggaggaggaggaagaagagtagTAGTCAATAATTACGATCTACACCAAGTAACATCGTCGACGACGACGATTCAAGAGAATATGAACTTCCTCATTCCTTTTGAAGAAACCAATGTGTTaacctttttctcttcttcttcttcttcatcttctctctcttctccttctttcccCATTCACAACCCTTCCTCTAGTACTACTACTCATACACCTCTAGGGTTTTCTAATAATCTTCAG GGTGGAGGACCCTTGGGATCAAAGGTGGTTAATGATGACCAGGAGAATTTTAGGGGAGGAACTAACAATGATGCTCATTCTAACTCTTG GTGGAGATCAAGTAGTGGGAGTGGAGATATGAAGAACAAAGTGAAGATAAGGAGAAAACTTAGAGAGCCAAGATTCTGTTTCCAAACAAAAAGCGACGTTGATGTTCTCGACGATGGCTACAAATGGCGTAAATATGGTCAGAAAGTTGTCAAGAACAGCCTTCATCCCAG gAGTTATTACAGATGCACACACAACAACTGTAGGGTGAAGAAGAGAGTGGAGCGACTGTCGGAAGATTGTAGAATGGTGATTACTACATACGAAGGTCGTCACAACCACATTCCCTCTGATGACTCCACTTCTCCTGACCATGATtgtatctcttctttttaa
- the LOC104783026 gene encoding ankyrin repeat-containing protein ITN1-like produces MDHRLFDAARTGDITTLKLLLQEDPLLLERLSLSSPENPLHVSAFTGQAAFTAEILRHNQGLALEPNLQGFSPLHIASASGKIEVVRVLLSVGEKRDLCFLKDKDGLIPLHSAAQRGRIEVIKELVSSFPESLEEQTAFLETPLHVAVKNNQVEATKLLLLEIKNRDTSWGIVNQENREGNTILHLATLGKQLQIVEMLIGEEAILHGSVDVNKQNRSWLTPKDVLDVVIETEGGSVSEMHRIVQIFQTAEARNANEKRKNLKPIDRSRNPLRMIKRYLDYEITNSTLEKRETLLVVATLIATLTFTGVLQPPGAFRGEDSSGGSGSQNNNNTTPIINTNFGSRNSTEGQAIMAASTVDFTLYATFNAIGFFASVTMISLLTKGFPLRNWIRLCIISIVAIYLVAVVYIAPNEKTFWLVVLSVSSLLVLRESYLFFKSLLKAFRVARRL; encoded by the exons ATGGACCACAGATTGTTTGATGCAGCTCGTACGGGAGACATAACAACACTCAAGTTGCTCCTTCAAGAAGATCCTCTGCTTCTCGAGcgtctctctctttcatctcctGAGAATCCTCTCCATGTCTCAGCTTTCACCGGCCAAGCCGCATTCACGGCGGAAATCTTGCGTCACAACCAAGGTTTAGCTCTGGAGCCGAACCTACAAGGGTTTAGCCCTCTTCATATTGCTTCAGCCTCAGGGAAAATTGAAGTTGTGAGAGTTCTCCTAAGTGTTGGCGAGAAACGTGATCTCTGCTTCTTGAAGGACAAAGACGGTTTGATTCCTCTTCACAGCGCAGCGCAGAGAGGAAGAATCGAGGTCATTAAAGAGCTGGTTTCCTCTTTCCCTGAATCTCTCGAGGAACAAACGGCTTTTCTTGAGACCCCTCTTCATGTTGCTGTTAAGAACAATCAAGTGGAAGCTACAAAGTTGTTGTTGCTAGAGATCAAGAACCGTGACACATCATGGGGGATCGTTAACCAGGAAAATCGAGAAGGCAATACAATCTTGCATCTTGCAACTCTTGGGAAACAGCTTCAG ATTGTGGAGATGTTGATAGGTGAGGAAGCAATACTACACGGATCGGTAgatgtaaacaaacaaaacagaagcTGGTTAACACCAAAGGATGTCCTCGACGTGGTTATTGAAACCGAAGGAGGAAGTGTTTCTGAAATGCACAGGATTGTTCAAATCTTTCAGACAGCTGAAGCAAGGAACGCAAATGAGAAACGTAAAAACCTTAAACCAATTGACCGTAGTAGAAACCCTTTACGTATGATAAAGAGGTATCTAGACTATGAGATTACTAATTCCACCCTTGAAAAGCGGGAAACTCTATTGGTTGTTGCGACACTCATAGCAACACTTACGTTCACTGGAGTCCTTCAGCCTCCAGGAGCTTTCAGAGGTGAAGACTCAAGTGGTGGTTCTGGCtcacagaacaacaacaatacaaccCCAATCATAAACACCAATTTCGGTTCGAGGAACAGCACTGAAGGACAAGCAATCATGGCGGCCAGTACTGTTGACTTCACTCTCTACGCTACCTTCAACGCGATTGGCTTCTTCGCTTCGGTTACAATGATCTCGCTGCTCACTAAAGGGTTCCCTCTGAGAAATTGGATAAGGCTTTGCATTATCTCAATCGTGGCTATTTATCTGGTTGCAGTAGTCTACATAGCACCAAATGAGAAGACATTTTGGCTGGTGGTTCTAAGTGTATCGTCGCTCTTGGTTCTTCGTGAGTCTTATCTCTTCTTCAAATCATTGCTTAAAGCTTTTCGGGTTGCAAGGCGTCTCTAA